From the genome of Mesorhizobium japonicum MAFF 303099, one region includes:
- the pyk gene encoding pyruvate kinase, whose protein sequence is MRRSRKVKILATIGPASSSEEMLQKLFEAGADVFRINMSHTDHELMRTLVGRIRAVEEKVGRPIGILADLQGPKLRVGKFANGKEVLTPGQTFTLDDNPEPGTSSRVYLPHPEILSSVEPGHRLLIDDGKLELKAVKSDGKSIVCTVVAGTTISDKKGVSLPDTDLPVGALTEKDRKDLDAVLATGVDWIALSFVQRPEDLAEARKIARGRALIMAKIEKPQAVARLAEIIELSDALMVARGDLGVEMPLEAVPGIQKQITRAARRAGKPVVVATQMLESMITAPVPTRAEVSDVSIAVFEGADAIMLSAESAAGAYPVEAVAMMDRIATKVETDPTYAGIINAQRSEPEATGADAISLAAREIAETLKLSAIITYTASGTTGLRAARERPQVPIIALSPILNTARRLSLLWGTHCVVSPDATDLDDMVNRACRIALEEEFGKPGDRVIITAGVPLRTPGSTNMLRIAYVGSEKQGSR, encoded by the coding sequence ATGAGACGCAGCCGCAAGGTCAAGATCCTAGCCACAATCGGTCCGGCCTCCTCCTCCGAGGAGATGCTGCAGAAGCTGTTCGAAGCGGGCGCCGATGTGTTCCGCATCAACATGAGCCATACCGACCACGAACTGATGCGCACGCTGGTCGGGCGCATCCGCGCCGTCGAGGAAAAGGTCGGCCGGCCGATCGGCATCCTCGCCGACCTGCAAGGCCCCAAGCTGCGCGTCGGCAAGTTCGCCAATGGCAAGGAGGTGCTGACGCCAGGCCAGACCTTCACGCTCGACGACAATCCCGAGCCCGGCACGTCGAGCAGGGTCTATCTGCCGCATCCGGAAATCCTGAGTTCGGTCGAGCCCGGTCACCGTCTTTTGATCGACGACGGCAAGCTCGAGCTGAAGGCGGTGAAGAGCGATGGCAAGTCGATCGTCTGCACGGTCGTCGCCGGCACCACGATTTCCGACAAGAAGGGCGTCAGCCTGCCCGATACCGACCTGCCGGTCGGCGCTCTGACCGAAAAGGACCGCAAGGATCTCGACGCGGTGCTCGCCACGGGCGTCGACTGGATCGCGCTGTCCTTCGTGCAGCGCCCCGAGGATCTGGCCGAGGCGCGCAAGATCGCGCGGGGCCGGGCGCTGATCATGGCCAAGATCGAAAAGCCGCAGGCCGTCGCCCGCTTGGCCGAGATCATCGAACTGTCCGACGCGCTGATGGTCGCCCGTGGCGATCTCGGCGTCGAAATGCCGCTGGAAGCCGTTCCCGGCATCCAGAAGCAGATCACGCGCGCCGCGCGCCGCGCCGGCAAGCCGGTGGTGGTCGCCACGCAAATGCTGGAATCGATGATCACCGCCCCGGTGCCGACCCGCGCCGAAGTCTCCGACGTCTCGATCGCCGTCTTCGAGGGCGCCGACGCCATCATGCTGTCGGCGGAATCGGCGGCGGGTGCCTATCCCGTCGAAGCCGTGGCGATGATGGACCGCATCGCCACCAAGGTCGAAACCGATCCGACCTATGCCGGCATCATCAACGCCCAGCGCTCCGAGCCGGAAGCGACCGGAGCCGACGCGATCTCGCTGGCTGCCCGCGAAATCGCCGAGACTCTGAAACTGTCGGCGATCATCACCTACACGGCGTCCGGCACCACCGGGCTGCGCGCCGCGCGCGAACGGCCACAGGTGCCGATCATCGCTCTGTCGCCGATCCTCAACACCGCACGGCGGCTGTCGCTTCTGTGGGGCACGCACTGTGTCGTTTCGCCCGATGCCACCGATCTCGACGACATGGTCAACCGCGCCTGCCGCATTGCGCTGGAAGAAGAGTTCGGCAAGCCGGGCGACCGCGTCATCATCACGGCCGGTGTGCCGCTGAGGACGCCCGGCTCGACCAACATGCTGCGCATTGCCTATGTCGGGTCGGAAAAGCAGGGCAGCCGGTAA
- a CDS encoding DUF1036 domain-containing protein: MPFLTVAVGLSAIVMASPARADFRVCNATQNLVGVGIGYRAKAGWITEGWWHIEGSSCKTLIEGPLSSRFYYLYAEDAERGGRWDGPINMCVAEKEFKIAGVNDCVARGFQRAGFQEYDTGEQASWMVQLTDEPATGGAPAAPGTNSQ; encoded by the coding sequence ATGCCGTTCCTGACCGTGGCCGTCGGCCTGTCGGCGATAGTCATGGCCTCGCCGGCGCGCGCCGATTTCCGCGTCTGCAACGCCACACAGAACTTGGTCGGCGTCGGCATCGGCTATCGTGCCAAGGCCGGCTGGATCACCGAGGGCTGGTGGCACATCGAAGGATCGAGCTGCAAGACGTTGATCGAAGGGCCGCTGTCATCAAGGTTTTACTATCTTTATGCAGAAGACGCCGAGCGCGGTGGACGCTGGGACGGCCCGATCAACATGTGCGTGGCTGAAAAAGAGTTCAAGATCGCCGGCGTAAACGACTGCGTCGCCCGGGGCTTCCAGCGCGCCGGATTTCAGGAATATGACACGGGCGAACAGGCAAGCTGGATGGTCCAGCTGACCGATGAGCCCGCAACGGGAGGCGCACCAGCCGCCCCGGGAACAAATAGTCAATGA
- a CDS encoding N-formylglutamate amidohydrolase gives MTRSTVFAPFDIVEGDRKRGIVLLADHARRDLPDDYGSLGLPAAEFERHIAYDIGVEAVTRELAGLLDAPAVIANFSRLLIDPNRGEDDPTLIRQLYDGTVVPGNYPIAPEERERRLDRFYRPYHDAVGAMIASVAQASGRAPFIFSVHSFTPVMQGRQRPWHVGILWDLDDRVARPLIDMLAQDKNLIVGDNEPYDGALRGDTMFRHAIVNGYAHALIEIRQDLIADQQGALAWAGRLAPIVDAIDRRPDIHAVKIFGSRTGPL, from the coding sequence ATGACCCGATCCACAGTTTTCGCGCCTTTCGATATTGTCGAGGGCGACCGCAAGCGGGGCATCGTGCTTCTCGCCGATCATGCCCGCCGCGACCTGCCCGACGACTATGGCAGCCTCGGCCTGCCCGCTGCGGAATTCGAGCGCCATATCGCCTATGACATCGGGGTCGAGGCGGTGACGCGCGAACTCGCCGGTTTGCTCGACGCGCCGGCGGTCATCGCCAATTTTTCGCGGCTGTTGATCGATCCCAATCGCGGCGAGGACGATCCGACGCTCATCCGCCAGCTCTATGACGGCACGGTGGTGCCGGGAAACTATCCCATCGCGCCGGAAGAGCGCGAAAGGCGGCTCGACCGCTTCTACCGACCCTACCACGACGCCGTCGGCGCCATGATCGCCTCGGTCGCGCAGGCATCCGGCCGGGCGCCCTTCATCTTCTCCGTGCATTCCTTCACGCCGGTGATGCAAGGCAGGCAACGTCCCTGGCATGTCGGCATCCTGTGGGATCTGGACGACCGCGTGGCGCGGCCGCTGATCGACATGCTGGCGCAGGACAAGAACCTGATCGTCGGCGACAACGAGCCCTATGACGGTGCACTGCGTGGCGACACCATGTTCAGGCACGCCATCGTCAATGGCTACGCCCACGCGTTGATCGAGATCCGCCAAGACCTGATAGCGGACCAGCAGGGCGCCCTTGCCTGGGCCGGGCGCCTGGCGCCAATCGTTGACGCGATCGACCGCCGTCCCGATATACATGCGGTAAAAATATTCGGCTCGCGCACCGGGCCACTATGA
- a CDS encoding DUF1244 domain-containing protein — translation MTELSEEQKRDFEAAAFRRLVAHLRERSDVQNIDLMNLAGFCRNCLSNWYREAANAEGVDLSKDQSREIVYGMPYAEWQALNQTEASDAKKAEFEARRPKDH, via the coding sequence ATGACCGAACTCAGCGAAGAGCAGAAGCGCGATTTCGAAGCCGCCGCCTTTCGCCGGCTGGTCGCGCATCTCAGGGAACGCAGCGACGTCCAGAACATCGACCTGATGAACCTCGCCGGCTTCTGCCGCAACTGCCTGTCGAACTGGTATCGCGAGGCGGCTAATGCCGAGGGCGTCGATCTCTCCAAGGATCAGTCGCGCGAGATCGTCTACGGCATGCCTTATGCCGAGTGGCAGGCTCTCAACCAGACCGAAGCATCGGACGCCAAGAAAGCCGAATTCGAGGCCAGGCGGCCGAAAGATCACTAG
- a CDS encoding nuclear transport factor 2 family protein, translated as MIHSAPPTVRAARPCPSTAIKRAPPFEDLKEYRLPSTRTPKDTFLALVRGICEASPDLPELYAENTSVVHPFDPLKRPELVGREALRRHFGAMKGTPTIRLEPTNIHVHETADPEVIVAEFSYAGHVIESGEAVSYPCIFVVRVRNGEIVESRDYVDHVGSAEARGMLSDLMEKIRQKRLTSSANAG; from the coding sequence ATGATCCATTCTGCGCCGCCAACGGTGCGCGCCGCCCGGCCCTGCCCAAGCACGGCGATCAAGCGTGCACCACCATTTGAAGACTTAAAGGAGTATCGATTGCCGTCAACACGGACACCAAAAGACACATTCCTCGCATTGGTGCGCGGGATTTGCGAAGCAAGCCCAGATCTGCCGGAATTGTATGCGGAGAACACGTCGGTCGTGCACCCATTCGATCCATTGAAACGACCTGAGCTTGTCGGCCGCGAAGCACTTCGGCGACATTTTGGGGCAATGAAGGGCACCCCGACGATTAGATTGGAGCCGACGAACATTCATGTCCATGAGACTGCCGATCCGGAGGTCATCGTGGCTGAATTTAGCTATGCGGGGCACGTGATCGAAAGCGGCGAGGCTGTTTCCTATCCCTGTATCTTCGTCGTGCGCGTGCGAAATGGGGAGATTGTAGAATCGCGAGACTACGTCGATCACGTTGGATCGGCCGAAGCCCGTGGTATGCTAAGCGATCTTATGGAGAAGATCAGGCAAAAACGCCTGACCAGTTCTGCCAATGCCGGCTAG
- a CDS encoding MFS transporter, with the protein MDAQHAMQTAIRGRWAVAAIFLANGFLTGSWAPQIPVFLTRLDISKFTLGLLILLFGAGAVTAMTWCGHLISKHGSRTVLRWFGLCGSLGLLVVALAPNLPLAAIAMFIFGGSIGGMDVAMNANAVVVERKMSRAIMSSSHGFWSLGGFAGGGLGGFAIQHYGHLAHAAVVTVLAFAAIAMAVGYLVAEDKPQAAEHHKFALPANPLVYLIGLMALLTMVSEGAVLDWAALYLRQELGADLAIAGLAYAAFSGVMAIMRFFGDGVRNRFGAVTTLRGSAVVAATGMLVAGLSPSPWFAIAAFATCGFGIANMVPIIFSAGGNQEGMSSGTGMSVVTTMGYSGILVAPSAIGFVAEHSSFGPIFIAMSVLLIVVLLMAGLAHRAEFAPVPAE; encoded by the coding sequence GTGGATGCGCAACACGCCATGCAGACTGCCATTCGCGGGCGATGGGCCGTGGCGGCCATTTTCCTCGCCAATGGCTTCCTGACCGGCAGTTGGGCGCCGCAGATCCCGGTGTTCCTCACGCGGCTCGACATTTCGAAATTCACGCTTGGTCTGCTGATCCTTTTGTTCGGCGCCGGCGCGGTCACCGCCATGACCTGGTGCGGCCACCTGATCTCGAAACATGGCTCGCGCACCGTGCTGCGCTGGTTCGGCCTGTGCGGCAGCCTCGGCCTGCTGGTCGTGGCGCTGGCGCCCAACCTGCCGCTGGCGGCCATCGCCATGTTCATTTTCGGCGGCTCGATCGGCGGCATGGATGTCGCCATGAATGCCAATGCGGTGGTGGTGGAGCGAAAAATGTCCCGCGCCATCATGTCCTCCTCGCACGGCTTCTGGAGCCTTGGCGGTTTCGCCGGCGGCGGCCTCGGCGGCTTTGCCATCCAGCACTATGGCCACCTCGCCCATGCCGCGGTCGTGACCGTGCTTGCCTTCGCGGCGATCGCGATGGCCGTCGGCTATCTCGTGGCCGAGGACAAGCCGCAGGCGGCCGAGCATCATAAATTCGCGCTGCCGGCAAACCCGCTGGTTTACCTGATCGGCCTGATGGCCCTGCTGACGATGGTCTCCGAAGGCGCGGTGCTCGATTGGGCGGCGCTGTATCTGCGACAAGAACTCGGCGCCGACCTTGCCATCGCCGGTCTTGCCTACGCCGCCTTTTCCGGCGTCATGGCGATCATGCGCTTCTTCGGCGATGGCGTGCGCAACCGCTTCGGCGCGGTGACGACGCTGCGCGGCTCGGCTGTTGTCGCCGCCACCGGCATGCTGGTCGCCGGCCTGTCGCCTTCGCCCTGGTTCGCCATCGCGGCTTTTGCCACGTGCGGCTTCGGCATCGCCAACATGGTGCCGATCATCTTCTCGGCCGGCGGCAATCAGGAAGGCATGTCATCCGGCACCGGCATGAGCGTCGTCACGACCATGGGCTATTCCGGCATCCTGGTGGCGCCGTCGGCGATCGGTTTCGTCGCCGAGCATTCCAGCTTCGGGCCGATCTTCATCGCCATGTCGGTGCTGCTGATCGTCGTCCTGCTGATGGCGGGCCTCGCTCACCGCGCCGAATTCGCCCCCGTGCCCGCCGAATAG
- a CDS encoding LysR family transcriptional regulator codes for MADIDWNLIKSFVTVAETGSLSAAARKLSASQPTLGRHIGELEQALGVTLFRRGRSGYALTEAGATLFERGKAVSEQASAFSRLALGSVEAIEGTVRIAASEVVAAYVLPDMTARLGVEEPGIEVEIVASNQVENLLRRDADIAIRMVKPAQNELVARKVCDIELCACAAISYLDRRGRPVGPADLVDHPLIGFDRSDEMIRGFTQFGIPVTRSSFRFRADNQVVLWEAVRAGNGIGLGQEPLADRDPLVEKVLPGLPLPSLPVWLAMHRDVRSSVRIRRVADFLHEELKRYSAGTGANSAR; via the coding sequence ATGGCCGACATCGACTGGAACTTGATCAAGAGCTTCGTCACGGTCGCGGAAACCGGCAGTCTGTCGGCCGCCGCGCGCAAGCTGTCGGCCAGCCAGCCGACGCTTGGCCGTCATATCGGCGAGTTGGAGCAGGCGCTCGGTGTGACGCTGTTCAGGCGTGGGCGGAGCGGCTATGCGCTGACGGAAGCCGGCGCCACGCTGTTCGAGCGCGGCAAGGCGGTCAGCGAGCAGGCGAGTGCGTTTTCACGCCTGGCACTGGGCTCGGTCGAGGCGATCGAAGGCACGGTGCGCATCGCCGCCAGCGAAGTGGTGGCGGCTTATGTGCTGCCCGACATGACCGCACGGCTCGGCGTCGAGGAACCCGGCATCGAGGTGGAGATCGTTGCCTCGAACCAGGTCGAGAACCTGCTGCGCCGGGACGCCGACATCGCCATCCGCATGGTCAAGCCGGCGCAGAACGAACTGGTGGCACGCAAGGTCTGCGATATCGAGCTCTGCGCCTGCGCGGCCATTTCCTATCTCGACCGGCGCGGCCGCCCGGTCGGGCCGGCCGACCTCGTCGACCACCCCTTGATCGGCTTCGATCGCAGCGACGAGATGATCCGGGGCTTCACGCAATTCGGTATCCCTGTCACCCGAAGCAGTTTCCGCTTCAGGGCCGATAATCAGGTCGTGCTGTGGGAGGCGGTGAGGGCGGGAAACGGTATTGGCCTTGGCCAGGAGCCGCTGGCCGATCGCGACCCGCTGGTGGAGAAGGTGCTGCCCGGCCTGCCGCTGCCAAGCCTGCCGGTATGGCTGGCCATGCATCGCGATGTGCGCAGCAGCGTGCGCATCCGCCGCGTGGCGGATTTTCTCCACGAGGAGCTGAAGCGCTATTCGGCGGGCACGGGGGCGAATTCGGCGCGGTGA
- a CDS encoding SDR family oxidoreductase, producing the protein MTKIAILGANGRLGRVVAKAFIDAGFDVRTVTRTGKVPAELDGATAVAGDALDRQSLISATEGVDIIFNGLNPIYTDWGKCLPMAENVMAACHANNALHLFPGTVYNYGSPMPAVITEDTPFHPTTEKGRIRCAMEELFRREADAGRVRTILLRAGDFFGGTGSGSWFDLVVAAKMSKGVYTAPGPVDLVHEWAYLPDFAVGFVALARNLDRLGSYEALNFPGHAVTDLEIKAAAEKALGRPLKMTSMPWWVLRAGSPFVAMWREIVSMSYLRFEPHQLASTRLEGIIGEIPHTPLDQAVAQALEDIGIATVKGMKAA; encoded by the coding sequence ATGACCAAGATCGCAATTCTCGGCGCCAATGGCCGGCTCGGCCGCGTGGTTGCCAAGGCCTTCATCGACGCCGGCTTCGACGTCCGCACCGTCACCCGCACCGGCAAGGTGCCGGCAGAGCTCGATGGCGCCACGGCGGTTGCCGGCGATGCGCTGGATCGTCAATCGCTGATAAGTGCCACCGAGGGCGTCGACATCATCTTCAACGGCCTCAACCCGATCTACACCGACTGGGGCAAATGCCTGCCGATGGCCGAGAACGTCATGGCCGCCTGCCATGCCAACAACGCGCTGCATCTGTTCCCCGGCACCGTCTACAATTACGGCTCGCCGATGCCGGCGGTGATCACGGAAGACACGCCGTTCCATCCGACCACCGAAAAGGGCCGCATCCGCTGCGCCATGGAGGAGCTGTTCCGCCGCGAGGCCGATGCTGGCCGCGTCCGCACCATTCTTTTGCGCGCCGGCGACTTCTTCGGCGGCACCGGCAGCGGCTCCTGGTTCGACCTGGTCGTCGCCGCCAAGATGAGCAAGGGCGTCTACACCGCGCCCGGTCCGGTCGATCTGGTGCATGAATGGGCCTATCTGCCGGACTTCGCCGTGGGCTTCGTCGCGCTCGCCAGGAATCTCGACAGGCTCGGCTCCTATGAGGCGCTGAACTTTCCAGGCCATGCCGTCACCGATCTTGAGATCAAGGCCGCTGCCGAGAAGGCGCTTGGCCGGCCGCTCAAGATGACTTCGATGCCCTGGTGGGTGCTGCGCGCCGGCAGCCCGTTCGTGGCGATGTGGCGCGAGATCGTCTCGATGTCCTATCTGCGCTTCGAACCGCACCAACTGGCCTCGACGCGGCTGGAAGGCATCATCGGCGAAATCCCGCACACGCCGCTCGATCAGGCCGTCGCCCAGGCCCTCGAAGACATCGGCATCGCCACTGTGAAGGGCATGAAAGCTGCCTGA
- a CDS encoding DUF3309 family protein has product MPISTLVIVVLILVLVGAVPAWPHSRSWGYGPSGIVGVALVVVLVLLLMGRL; this is encoded by the coding sequence ATGCCGATCAGCACCCTTGTCATCGTCGTCCTGATCCTTGTCCTGGTCGGCGCGGTGCCGGCCTGGCCGCATTCGCGCTCCTGGGGTTATGGACCCTCTGGCATTGTCGGTGTGGCGCTGGTGGTGGTCCTGGTGTTGCTGCTGATGGGGCGGCTCTGA
- a CDS encoding efflux RND transporter permease subunit yields MDIVRLAINNARLTISVLVFLLIAGWVAYQSTPKEAEPDVPIPMMYVSLIYQGISPEDSERLLLRPMESKLKSLKGLKEMRSAAFQGGGYVLVEFQPQTNLATALQDTRSKVQDGKADLPQAAEEPVVTEVNISEFPVLVVTLSGELPERVLAAAARELRDRIEEVPGVLEGSLQGSRDDLVEVVIDPMKLSSYGLQLDQLIGAVGASNSLVAAGNIEGSQGKYAVKVPSLIETPEDVAALPVVAGPNAVVQAKDIATIRSTFADATTITRLNGKPAIAIEVKKRIGANLIDTLTKVRAVSDAFVKTMPEGMHVTYTQDKSVFVNQLLGDLQNHVMIAVILVFIVILYALSGRASLLIGLAIPSSFLIGILLLAMMGYTINMIVLFSLILAVGMLVDDAIIVTEFAERRMSEGMPKQEAFALAAKRMAGPVIAATMTRIAAFSPLLFWPGIIGDFMKYMPITLIVTLSASMLYALVFAPTLGAIFAKAPQHHEDGNRDGWYMAVVKQAVRFPITVMVLTVMLLVGIFVGYSKYGAGVEFFPSVEPDYGLLYVHARGNLSLAEMDTATKIAENRLLGWPGLKSVYTRVGKSQGGGQDVPEDVVGVIQYEFIDWRERKSANQILNDLRGVMAGIPGVDVEVRVPEAGPPTGKPIQIRLSAIDPKGLDEKARAVAARIAKVPGVIDISDGLPPPGVDWALEVDRAKAAQYGISPTSVGTVVQLVTNGLKLSEYRPAGADKAVDIRLRLPEDRRTLSTLDELRVQTSQGSVPISNFVVRKAKPSVGILNRIDGARTVVVQANVTAGTQVATVQQEVTQAVADMNLGSGIRWKLAGSNEDSAEASAFLSKAFGAAIFLIFLVLLAQFNKFTSVWLVLSCVVMATIGVFLGLLITGETFGIVMSGIGVIALAGVVVNNNIVLIDTYDRLREEGWDKMDAVLQTCRERARPVVLTAVSAILGVLPIAFGLGLEIFHHETTINAPSTQWWISLSSAIVFGLSFATVLTLVVTPSMLMVFTRAKVKPGARRGLISRLFRRGKGEISSDAPAADVDAEPAIAFPKAAE; encoded by the coding sequence ATGGATATCGTCAGACTCGCAATCAACAATGCCCGCCTGACCATCTCGGTCCTGGTCTTCCTGCTGATTGCAGGCTGGGTCGCCTATCAGTCGACGCCGAAGGAAGCGGAACCCGACGTTCCGATTCCGATGATGTATGTCAGCCTGATCTATCAAGGCATCTCGCCGGAGGATTCCGAGCGTCTTCTGCTGCGGCCGATGGAAAGCAAGCTGAAAAGCCTGAAAGGCCTCAAGGAAATGCGCTCGGCCGCCTTCCAGGGCGGTGGCTATGTGCTGGTCGAATTCCAGCCGCAGACCAATCTGGCGACGGCGCTGCAGGATACGCGCTCCAAGGTGCAGGACGGCAAGGCCGACCTGCCGCAAGCGGCCGAGGAGCCTGTCGTCACCGAGGTCAACATTTCCGAATTCCCGGTGCTCGTCGTCACATTGTCGGGCGAATTGCCCGAACGCGTGCTGGCCGCCGCGGCGCGTGAACTGCGTGACCGCATCGAGGAAGTGCCCGGCGTTCTCGAAGGCTCTCTGCAGGGCTCCCGCGACGATCTCGTCGAGGTCGTCATCGATCCGATGAAACTGTCTTCCTACGGGCTGCAGCTCGACCAGCTGATCGGCGCCGTCGGCGCTTCCAACAGCCTGGTCGCCGCCGGCAACATCGAGGGCTCGCAAGGCAAATACGCCGTCAAGGTGCCGTCGCTGATCGAGACGCCGGAGGATGTCGCGGCGCTGCCCGTGGTTGCCGGCCCCAATGCCGTGGTGCAGGCCAAGGACATCGCGACGATCCGCTCGACCTTCGCCGACGCCACGACGATCACGCGCCTCAACGGCAAGCCGGCCATCGCCATCGAGGTCAAGAAGCGCATCGGCGCCAATCTGATCGACACGCTCACCAAGGTGAGGGCGGTGTCCGACGCCTTCGTCAAGACCATGCCCGAGGGGATGCACGTCACCTACACGCAGGACAAGTCGGTCTTCGTCAACCAGCTGCTGGGTGACCTGCAGAACCATGTGATGATCGCCGTCATCCTGGTGTTCATCGTCATCCTCTACGCGCTGTCCGGCCGTGCCTCGCTGCTCATCGGCCTCGCCATCCCGTCGTCCTTCCTGATCGGCATCCTGCTCCTGGCGATGATGGGCTACACGATCAACATGATCGTGCTGTTCAGCCTTATCCTGGCGGTCGGCATGCTGGTCGACGACGCCATCATCGTCACCGAATTCGCCGAACGGCGGATGAGCGAAGGCATGCCGAAGCAGGAAGCCTTCGCGCTTGCCGCCAAGCGCATGGCCGGTCCGGTCATCGCGGCGACGATGACGCGCATCGCCGCCTTCTCGCCGCTGCTGTTCTGGCCGGGCATCATCGGCGACTTCATGAAGTACATGCCGATCACGCTGATCGTCACGCTCTCGGCGTCGATGCTGTATGCGCTGGTCTTCGCACCGACGCTTGGGGCGATCTTCGCCAAGGCGCCTCAGCATCATGAGGATGGCAATCGCGACGGCTGGTACATGGCTGTCGTCAAGCAGGCGGTGCGTTTCCCCATCACCGTGATGGTGCTGACCGTGATGTTGCTGGTAGGCATCTTCGTTGGCTATTCGAAATATGGCGCCGGCGTCGAGTTCTTCCCGAGCGTGGAACCCGACTACGGCCTGCTCTACGTGCATGCCCGCGGCAACCTCTCACTGGCCGAAATGGACACAGCGACCAAGATCGCCGAAAACCGGCTGCTCGGCTGGCCGGGCCTGAAGTCGGTCTATACCCGCGTCGGCAAGTCCCAGGGCGGCGGCCAGGATGTGCCCGAGGATGTCGTCGGCGTCATCCAGTACGAATTCATCGACTGGCGCGAGCGCAAATCGGCGAACCAGATCCTGAACGACCTGCGCGGCGTCATGGCCGGCATTCCCGGCGTCGACGTCGAGGTCCGCGTGCCGGAAGCCGGCCCGCCGACCGGCAAGCCGATCCAGATCAGGCTTTCGGCCATCGATCCCAAGGGACTGGACGAGAAGGCGCGTGCGGTGGCGGCGCGCATTGCCAAGGTGCCCGGCGTCATCGACATTTCCGACGGACTGCCGCCGCCCGGCGTCGACTGGGCACTCGAGGTCGACCGCGCCAAGGCTGCCCAGTATGGCATCAGCCCGACCTCGGTCGGGACGGTGGTGCAGCTCGTTACCAACGGCCTGAAGCTGTCGGAATACCGGCCTGCCGGAGCCGACAAGGCGGTCGACATCCGGCTGCGCTTGCCGGAAGACCGGCGCACGCTGTCGACGCTCGACGAGCTCAGGGTGCAGACCTCGCAAGGATCGGTGCCGATCTCGAACTTCGTCGTCCGCAAGGCCAAGCCAAGCGTCGGCATCCTCAACCGCATCGACGGCGCCCGCACCGTGGTGGTGCAGGCCAACGTCACCGCCGGCACCCAGGTCGCCACCGTGCAGCAGGAGGTCACCCAGGCCGTCGCCGACATGAATCTCGGCAGCGGCATACGCTGGAAACTGGCCGGTTCGAATGAGGACAGCGCCGAAGCCAGTGCCTTCCTCAGCAAGGCCTTCGGCGCGGCGATCTTCCTGATCTTCCTGGTGCTTCTGGCGCAGTTCAACAAGTTTACCAGCGTCTGGCTCGTGCTGTCCTGCGTCGTCATGGCGACGATCGGCGTGTTCCTGGGACTGCTGATAACAGGCGAGACGTTTGGCATCGTCATGTCGGGCATCGGCGTCATCGCGCTGGCCGGCGTGGTGGTGAACAACAACATCGTGCTGATCGACACCTATGACCGGTTGCGCGAAGAAGGCTGGGACAAGATGGATGCAGTGCTGCAGACCTGCCGCGAGCGCGCGCGACCGGTGGTGCTGACGGCCGTGTCGGCCATTCTCGGCGTGCTGCCGATCGCCTTCGGCCTCGGGCTGGAAATCTTCCATCACGAGACGACGATCAACGCGCCGTCGACGCAATGGTGGATTTCGCTGTCCTCGGCGATCGTCTTCGGCCTGTCCTTCGCGACGGTGCTGACATTGGTGGTGACGCCGTCGATGCTGATGGTGTTCACCCGCGCCAAGGTCAAGCCAGGCGCACGGCGCGGCTTGATCAGCCGGCTGTTCCGGCGCGGCAAGGGCGAGATCTCGTCGGACGCGCCGGCAGCGGATGTCGACGCGGAACCCGCGATCGCCTTTCCAAAAGCCGCCGAGTAG